One segment of Anatilimnocola aggregata DNA contains the following:
- a CDS encoding HEAT repeat domain-containing protein translates to MLKLHFISAGEYRWFAASLLAGSGLLHAGCGYDPYPTPKPVRTPGIQSSLDGVQRATYETSLTTGAAPTVPAPVMEVYRPQAPEIIPFEQWTEQQAAADALGRIGQQAIPYLQQALRSPDPQIKIQAAEVLARMGSDAKSAVNDLVPLLDDPDPEVRKVATRTLGRIGPDAAAAIPALMRSLVQPEPLPPAPAPAPTSGSAPGPLTEPRLLPRQ, encoded by the coding sequence ATGCTCAAGTTGCATTTCATTTCGGCTGGGGAATACCGCTGGTTCGCGGCAAGTCTGTTGGCTGGCAGTGGTCTGCTGCACGCTGGCTGCGGCTACGATCCCTATCCGACCCCCAAACCAGTGCGCACGCCGGGAATTCAATCTTCTCTCGATGGCGTCCAGCGGGCCACGTACGAAACGAGCCTGACGACCGGCGCGGCACCCACAGTTCCAGCGCCGGTGATGGAAGTCTATCGGCCGCAGGCTCCCGAAATCATCCCCTTCGAACAATGGACCGAACAGCAGGCCGCTGCTGACGCGCTGGGCCGCATCGGACAGCAAGCGATTCCCTACCTGCAGCAGGCGCTGCGCAGCCCCGATCCGCAGATCAAAATTCAGGCCGCGGAAGTGCTGGCCCGGATGGGTTCAGATGCGAAGAGTGCCGTGAACGACCTGGTACCGTTGCTCGACGATCCGGATCCCGAAGTTCGCAAGGTGGCGACCCGGACGCTCGGTCGCATCGGTCCCGATGCAGCCGCCGCCATTCCCGCGCTGATGCGGTCGCTCGTGCAACCCGAGCCCTTGCCACCCGCGCCGGCTCCAGCCCCAACTTCAGGTTCAGCCCCTGGGCCGCTGACCGAACCACGCCTGCTCCCCAGGCAATAG
- a CDS encoding DUF1501 domain-containing protein: MATLNPLNPFPSLLATNRRDWLAHAASGLGAMALAAMLGEDAAAAGAKASTGLHHAARAKRCIHIFSPGGVSQVDTFDYKPELEKLDGQPLTGKGKLEPFFGKIGKLQKSFYPFKQYGETGTWVSGLLPHIAECVDDLTIVRSLVAKSSSHTPACFQMNTGFTLNGYPSLGAWLSYGLGSETQSLPSFVVLPDPRGIVNGGASNWGSGFLPAQHQGVAFETSKPDPVTNLNTPANVSPAARAAAMQVLEQMNRRMAEQYPLDSAFAARLRSYELAAQMQASIPQTVGLEDESAETHALYGLDQPLTAGFGRNCLLARRLIERGVRFVQLYNGGALGSPRINWDAHEDLKQNHDTQGVLLDKPVAGLLKDLKRRGLLDDTLVFWTSEFGRTPFTQGENGKGRDHHNLCFTGWLCGGGVKRGYAYGSSDEVGYQPASDPTTVYDLHSTVLHLLGIDHTKLTWYHNGINRRLTDVHGRVVFDLIA; encoded by the coding sequence ATGGCTACGTTAAATCCATTGAATCCGTTCCCGTCGCTTTTGGCGACGAATCGTCGCGATTGGCTGGCGCATGCGGCGAGTGGATTGGGCGCGATGGCGCTGGCGGCGATGCTGGGCGAAGATGCTGCGGCTGCGGGAGCGAAGGCGTCGACCGGGCTGCATCATGCTGCCCGCGCGAAGCGATGCATCCATATCTTTTCGCCCGGCGGTGTGAGCCAGGTCGATACGTTCGACTATAAGCCAGAACTGGAAAAGCTCGATGGTCAGCCCCTTACCGGCAAGGGAAAACTGGAGCCCTTCTTCGGCAAGATTGGCAAGTTGCAAAAGAGCTTCTATCCGTTCAAACAGTATGGCGAGACCGGCACCTGGGTCAGCGGCCTGCTGCCGCATATTGCCGAGTGCGTCGACGATTTGACGATCGTTCGCAGCCTGGTGGCGAAGAGCAGTTCGCACACGCCAGCCTGCTTTCAGATGAATACCGGCTTCACACTCAATGGCTATCCCAGCTTGGGAGCGTGGCTGTCGTATGGGCTGGGCTCGGAAACGCAGTCGCTGCCGTCGTTCGTGGTGTTGCCTGATCCGCGCGGCATTGTGAACGGCGGAGCCAGTAACTGGGGGAGCGGCTTCCTGCCCGCCCAGCATCAGGGGGTTGCGTTTGAAACCTCAAAGCCCGATCCAGTCACGAACCTGAATACGCCGGCCAACGTTTCGCCCGCGGCCCGTGCCGCTGCGATGCAAGTGCTGGAGCAGATGAATCGGCGGATGGCCGAGCAATATCCGCTCGACAGCGCTTTCGCCGCGCGGCTTCGTTCGTACGAACTGGCCGCGCAAATGCAGGCGAGCATTCCGCAGACCGTGGGCCTGGAAGATGAGTCGGCCGAGACGCACGCGCTGTACGGCCTCGATCAGCCTTTGACGGCCGGCTTTGGCCGCAACTGTCTGCTCGCTCGCCGCTTGATTGAACGAGGCGTGCGGTTCGTGCAACTCTACAACGGCGGCGCGCTCGGTTCGCCCCGCATCAATTGGGATGCGCACGAAGACCTGAAGCAGAATCATGATACGCAGGGAGTCCTGCTCGATAAGCCCGTCGCGGGATTACTCAAAGACTTGAAGCGTCGCGGGCTACTCGACGATACGCTCGTCTTCTGGACCAGCGAATTCGGCCGCACGCCGTTCACCCAGGGAGAGAACGGCAAGGGGCGCGACCACCACAACCTCTGCTTCACCGGCTGGCTCTGCGGCGGCGGCGTCAAGCGCGGCTACGCTTACGGCAGCAGTGACGAAGTCGGCTATCAGCCCGCGAGCGATCCCACCACAGTGTACGATCTGCACTCCACGGTGCTGCACCTGCTCGGCATCGATCACACCAAGCTCACCTGGTACCACAACGGCATCAACCGCCGCCTGACCGACGTGCATGGGCGCGTGGTGTTTGATCTGATTGCGTGA
- a CDS encoding transposase codes for MSHQDPSRSQQGRSQVVVAEFQADQLKQSLERLLGEGDWGAIRFRDDCTWGPRQLAATALLWAWSDELTLGDRFFAARRLAQFLFAPQQEFASSVQAFMKLLLRWTVLLVGVLQVTFRRQMQRALPTLWRVHGLVLFGIDGSRVDVPRSKSHEAAHAPVRDGKGRKLKRNRRQKPRTAIHSRKASVPQMWLTLLFHVGTGLPWSWRIGPTGSSEREHWLAMLDELPSNALITADAGFVGYDCLRAVVNSGRHFLVRVGSNVRLLYKLGFSREVVGTVYLWPDRAARRSQPPLVLRLVVATGGKYPVYLLTSVGEEELSRGQVLDVYRRRWGVELFFRHLKQTYQRRKLRSTNAAHARLELEWSLLGLWSMALDAQVQATRVQLDPTQLSLAGVWRTYRRLMRDYRHPLARQQSLPHQLPQAVRDTYERANKSSRNYPRKKRPDPPAGSPEFLLATKSQIHRARYLTTAA; via the coding sequence ATGTCGCATCAAGACCCTAGTCGAAGTCAGCAAGGTCGAAGTCAGGTTGTCGTTGCCGAGTTCCAAGCGGATCAGCTCAAGCAGTCACTGGAGCGATTGCTCGGCGAGGGGGACTGGGGTGCGATTCGGTTTCGTGACGACTGCACGTGGGGCCCACGGCAATTGGCGGCCACGGCGTTGCTCTGGGCTTGGTCGGATGAACTCACGCTGGGGGACCGCTTCTTTGCTGCCCGCAGATTAGCTCAATTTCTGTTTGCGCCGCAACAGGAGTTTGCCAGTTCGGTGCAAGCCTTCATGAAGTTGCTGCTGCGTTGGACGGTGCTGCTGGTCGGCGTATTGCAGGTGACGTTTCGACGGCAGATGCAGCGTGCATTACCCACCCTTTGGCGAGTTCATGGCCTGGTCCTCTTCGGCATTGATGGCAGCCGAGTCGACGTGCCGCGAAGCAAGTCACACGAGGCGGCACATGCTCCGGTTCGCGATGGTAAGGGACGAAAACTCAAACGCAATCGTCGCCAGAAACCGCGCACCGCGATTCACTCGCGCAAGGCAAGCGTCCCGCAAATGTGGTTGACCCTGCTGTTTCACGTCGGCACAGGACTGCCTTGGTCGTGGCGAATCGGTCCGACCGGCAGTAGCGAGCGCGAGCATTGGTTGGCGATGCTCGACGAACTTCCGAGCAATGCCCTGATCACCGCCGATGCTGGCTTCGTGGGTTACGATTGTCTGCGCGCCGTTGTTAACAGTGGTCGCCATTTCCTGGTGCGAGTCGGTTCGAATGTGCGTCTGCTGTACAAGCTGGGCTTCTCCCGCGAAGTCGTTGGCACGGTGTATCTCTGGCCCGATCGTGCTGCCCGTCGCAGCCAGCCGCCGCTCGTGTTACGCCTCGTCGTGGCCACTGGTGGAAAGTATCCGGTCTACTTGCTCACCAGCGTCGGAGAAGAAGAATTATCGCGCGGGCAAGTCCTCGACGTTTACCGTCGTCGCTGGGGCGTGGAACTCTTCTTTCGCCACTTGAAGCAAACGTATCAGCGCCGCAAACTTCGCAGCACCAATGCCGCGCATGCGCGTTTGGAGTTGGAGTGGTCGCTGCTGGGACTATGGAGCATGGCGCTCGATGCTCAGGTCCAAGCGACGCGCGTACAACTAGATCCTACTCAACTCAGCCTAGCGGGCGTCTGGCGCACGTATCGGCGGCTGATGCGCGACTATCGACATCCGCTGGCTCGGCAACAATCGCTCCCCCACCAACTCCCTCAAGCAGTGCGCGACACCTACGAGCGAGCCAACAAATCCAGCCGCAACTATCCTCGCAAAAAACGTCCCGACCCGCCCGCTGGCTCTCCCGAGTTCCTACTCGCCACCAAGTCCCAAATCCATCGCGCCCGCTACCTCACGACCGCTGCCTAA
- a CDS encoding ThuA domain-containing protein — protein MRLLIQTALSLLLVAALVLPAAAADAKLKALIVEGQNNHGNWPQTTKMMKSYLEKSGLFTVDVATTAPKGTDPSFKPEFKKYDVVVSNYNGAEWPEETKTAFIDYVKGGGGLVIVHAANNSFGNWREYNEMIGIGGWGGRNEKSGPYVYLDAAGKLVRDTSPGSGGHHGPQHPFQIIVRDGDHPITRGLPREWMHMNDELYDKLRGPGENMQVLATAFADPKKGGSGRHEPMLMTLEYGKGKIFHTPMGHGNDSQECVGFITTLQRGTEWAATGKVTVPVPDDFPTADKTSQRKFEAK, from the coding sequence ATGCGATTGCTCATTCAAACCGCGTTGAGCCTGCTGCTGGTCGCAGCGCTCGTTCTGCCCGCTGCCGCTGCAGATGCAAAACTGAAAGCACTGATTGTTGAAGGGCAGAACAATCACGGCAATTGGCCGCAAACAACCAAGATGATGAAGTCGTACCTGGAGAAGTCCGGGCTCTTCACTGTCGATGTGGCGACGACGGCACCGAAAGGGACCGATCCGAGCTTTAAGCCGGAGTTCAAGAAGTACGACGTCGTCGTCTCGAACTACAACGGAGCCGAGTGGCCGGAAGAAACCAAGACCGCGTTCATCGACTATGTAAAGGGTGGCGGCGGCCTGGTGATCGTGCATGCGGCGAACAATTCGTTCGGCAACTGGCGCGAATACAACGAGATGATCGGCATTGGAGGCTGGGGTGGCCGCAACGAGAAGAGCGGTCCGTACGTTTACTTGGACGCGGCCGGCAAACTGGTTCGCGATACTTCCCCGGGCAGCGGCGGACATCACGGCCCGCAGCATCCGTTTCAGATCATCGTCCGCGATGGGGACCATCCCATCACCCGTGGTCTGCCGCGCGAATGGATGCACATGAACGACGAACTCTACGACAAGCTGCGTGGCCCGGGCGAAAACATGCAAGTGCTCGCCACGGCGTTTGCGGACCCGAAGAAAGGTGGCAGCGGTCGCCATGAACCAATGCTGATGACGCTCGAATATGGCAAGGGAAAGATTTTCCACACGCCCATGGGTCACGGCAACGATTCGCAGGAGTGCGTGGGCTTTATCACCACCCTGCAGCGCGGCACCGAATGGGCAGCGACCGGCAAAGTGACCGTCCCTGTTCCCGACGATTTCCCCACCGCCGACAAGACCAGCCAACGGAAGTTTGAGGCAAAGTAA
- a CDS encoding N-acetylglucosamine-6-phosphate deacetylase — MPTIVARRYDSLRPVEIAVKGRTIDSIIPARQVALNSLAAETLPIVAPGFVDLQINGYRGREFNDQQLTIEKVREVAMDMDAGGCTSFLATCTTDSQQVLANSFAVLARAIDQLPEVAARIPGFHCEGPWISPLDGPRGAHPIQHVRVPTLDEFKKFQDAARGKIKLLTISPEYAEAIPVIREAARMGVLVAIGHTNANSDQIAAAVDAGARLSTHLGNGAHPQIKRHPNYIWDQLAEDRLVASLIVDGHHLPPAVVKAMIRAKSPQRCILVSDVTSMGGMPPGTYATGLGDLEVLASGKLVVAGQRDILAGASLLLDTCVAQVMRFAGVNLATAVEMASTQPAALIGVTNHRLDVGCPANLVLFDEPTVGTTKLAVRGTMNSGDWCSSNAERKMQNAE, encoded by the coding sequence ATGCCGACCATCGTCGCCCGCCGCTACGATTCGCTCCGCCCGGTCGAAATCGCAGTGAAGGGCAGAACTATCGATTCCATTATTCCCGCCCGGCAAGTGGCCCTGAATTCGCTGGCCGCGGAGACCCTGCCGATTGTGGCACCGGGCTTTGTCGATCTGCAAATCAATGGCTATCGGGGCCGGGAGTTCAACGACCAGCAGCTGACCATCGAAAAGGTCCGCGAAGTGGCCATGGATATGGACGCTGGCGGCTGCACTAGTTTTCTCGCCACTTGCACCACCGATAGCCAGCAGGTGTTGGCCAATTCGTTCGCGGTGCTGGCGCGGGCGATCGACCAGCTGCCCGAAGTTGCCGCGCGCATTCCGGGCTTTCACTGCGAAGGACCGTGGATCTCTCCGCTCGATGGCCCGCGCGGTGCTCACCCGATTCAGCATGTGCGCGTTCCTACGCTGGATGAATTCAAAAAGTTCCAAGACGCCGCGCGGGGAAAGATAAAACTCCTGACCATCTCGCCCGAATATGCCGAGGCGATTCCAGTCATTCGCGAAGCAGCCCGGATGGGCGTTCTCGTAGCTATTGGCCACACCAACGCCAATAGCGACCAGATTGCAGCAGCCGTCGATGCCGGTGCTCGCCTGAGCACCCACTTGGGCAACGGTGCTCATCCACAGATCAAGCGTCATCCCAATTACATTTGGGATCAACTGGCCGAAGATCGTTTAGTCGCCAGTTTGATTGTCGATGGCCATCATCTGCCACCAGCGGTAGTGAAAGCGATGATCCGCGCGAAGAGTCCCCAGCGCTGCATTTTGGTCAGCGACGTTACGTCCATGGGAGGCATGCCCCCGGGCACCTATGCCACAGGACTGGGCGACCTCGAAGTGTTGGCGAGTGGCAAACTGGTCGTGGCTGGCCAGCGCGATATTCTCGCCGGCGCTTCGCTTTTGCTGGACACCTGCGTCGCACAGGTTATGCGCTTCGCAGGTGTGAACCTCGCCACTGCTGTTGAAATGGCCTCCACTCAGCCTGCTGCATTGATCGGCGTGACCAATCACCGCCTCGACGTCGGCTGCCCAGCCAATCTCGTGCTGTTTGACGAACCGACAGTGGGGACCACGAAGTTGGCAGTGAGAGGAACAATGAACTCTGGCGATTGGTGTTCTTCGAATGCAGAACGCAAAATGCAGAATGCAGAATAA
- the sdhA gene encoding succinate dehydrogenase flavoprotein subunit has translation MAKQRVLIVGGGLAGLAAAMKLAELDIAVDLMSLTPVKRSHSVCAQGGINSVNDLTRQQGDTEYLHLDDTVYGGDFLQHQPPVKEMTVWGPKIIELMDRLGVTFNRTPEGFLDRRRFGGTLFKRTAFAGATTGQQLLYGLDEQVRRWETEGKVKKYEFWDFLGPVLDDNGVCRGAIGQDLTTMEMRAFPADAVIVASGGPGLIYGRSTMSMVCTGSAASRCFQAGAKFGNGEFIQVHPTAIPGADKLRLMSESARGEGGRVWVPRKPQDPRDPLTIPENERYYFLEDRYPKYKNLVPRDIATREIFDICVNEGLSVEKDRLAVYLDLTHIPRAELNRKLGGILEIYEKFQGVDPRSTPMKIFPAVHYSMGGLWVDYQKSADGGLQQGSPKNQITNIPNLYAMGECDYQYHGANRLGANSLLSCIFSGLITAPGIETLLKGSKQAASELPSSLFERAMKQQKTRHEGLLKRPAGGENPYLIHQELGDVMTKAATVVRRNDQLRDAVAKVKELHERSHKCSLSDSGVWTNQNVVFTKSLIDMFPLALTILQGALARDESRGAHYKPDFSFSALTATDPTERRRQAEAWCDNFDENNRKWLKSTIATWDGKEVKLSYEDVDTSIVTPRPRLYGLVGAEEIEKVWKERQVAKEQAAAKNGNGAAAGKPALAGAH, from the coding sequence ATGGCAAAGCAACGCGTTTTAATCGTCGGTGGTGGTTTGGCTGGCCTGGCTGCAGCGATGAAGCTGGCCGAGCTTGACATCGCGGTCGACCTGATGAGCCTGACACCCGTCAAGCGTTCGCACAGTGTGTGTGCCCAAGGTGGCATCAACAGTGTGAACGACCTGACCCGCCAGCAGGGAGATACCGAGTACCTGCACTTGGACGATACCGTGTATGGCGGTGACTTCCTGCAGCATCAGCCCCCGGTTAAAGAAATGACCGTTTGGGGACCAAAGATCATCGAACTGATGGACCGCCTTGGGGTGACGTTCAATCGGACGCCGGAGGGATTTCTTGATCGTCGCCGCTTCGGTGGTACGCTCTTCAAGCGCACCGCCTTCGCCGGCGCTACGACTGGCCAACAACTGCTGTACGGTCTCGACGAACAAGTTCGTCGCTGGGAAACCGAAGGAAAGGTTAAGAAGTACGAGTTCTGGGATTTCCTCGGCCCGGTGCTCGACGACAACGGCGTTTGCCGTGGCGCGATCGGCCAAGACCTGACGACCATGGAAATGCGGGCCTTCCCCGCCGACGCGGTGATCGTCGCTTCGGGTGGTCCTGGTTTGATCTATGGCCGCTCGACCATGTCGATGGTTTGCACCGGCAGCGCAGCCAGCCGTTGTTTTCAAGCTGGGGCCAAGTTCGGCAACGGCGAATTTATTCAGGTTCATCCGACCGCCATTCCCGGTGCCGACAAGCTCCGCTTGATGAGCGAATCGGCCCGCGGTGAAGGTGGCCGCGTGTGGGTGCCGCGCAAGCCGCAGGATCCTCGCGATCCGTTGACGATTCCCGAAAACGAGCGTTACTACTTTCTGGAAGATCGCTATCCGAAGTACAAGAACCTCGTGCCCCGCGATATCGCGACCCGCGAAATCTTCGATATCTGTGTGAACGAGGGGCTGAGCGTCGAAAAGGATCGGCTAGCCGTTTATCTCGACCTGACTCATATTCCTCGAGCGGAACTGAATCGCAAGTTGGGTGGCATTCTCGAGATTTACGAGAAGTTCCAAGGTGTCGATCCTCGCAGCACGCCGATGAAGATTTTCCCGGCGGTTCACTACTCGATGGGCGGCCTCTGGGTCGACTATCAGAAGAGTGCCGATGGCGGTCTGCAGCAGGGCTCGCCCAAGAACCAGATCACGAACATTCCCAATCTCTACGCGATGGGTGAATGCGACTATCAATATCACGGCGCGAATCGCCTCGGCGCGAACTCGCTCCTCAGTTGCATCTTCAGCGGCTTGATCACGGCACCGGGCATCGAGACGTTGCTGAAGGGTTCTAAGCAGGCAGCTTCCGAGCTTCCTTCGTCGCTCTTCGAACGAGCCATGAAGCAACAGAAGACGCGCCACGAAGGGCTCCTCAAGCGTCCTGCTGGTGGCGAGAACCCGTACCTGATTCACCAGGAACTGGGCGATGTAATGACCAAGGCGGCGACCGTGGTTCGTCGCAACGATCAGCTGCGAGATGCAGTCGCCAAGGTGAAGGAACTGCACGAGCGGTCGCACAAGTGCTCGCTGTCGGATTCGGGTGTCTGGACCAACCAGAACGTGGTCTTCACCAAGTCCCTCATCGATATGTTCCCGCTGGCACTCACCATCCTGCAGGGCGCGTTGGCTCGCGATGAAAGCCGCGGCGCTCACTACAAGCCCGATTTCTCGTTCAGCGCGCTCACGGCCACTGATCCGACCGAACGTCGTCGTCAGGCCGAAGCCTGGTGCGATAACTTCGACGAGAACAATCGCAAGTGGCTCAAGTCGACCATCGCCACCTGGGATGGGAAGGAAGTCAAGCTGAGCTACGAAGATGTCGATACTTCGATCGTCACGCCGCGGCCTCGCTTGTATGGCCTGGTCGGTGCCGAAGAGATCGAAAAAGTGTGGAAAGAACGGCAAGTAGCCAAGGAACAAGCTGCGGCCAAGAATGGCAACGGTGCTGCGGCTGGCAAGCCCGCGTTGGCCGGGGCTCACTAG
- a CDS encoding ThuA domain-containing protein, translated as MFCRLLFSCLLILPLAASAAGVVYEGTEGLGKGKHVVLVAGDEEYRSEEALPQLGQILAKHHGFKCTVLFPIAEDGTINPDVSNIPGLEALETADLMIVGLRFRDLPDDQMKYMAEYIESGKPIIGLRTSTHAFNIPKGKTYEKYSFNFGGQDYTKGFGRQVLGETWVNHHGKHGSQATRGIFAKGQESHPILMGIADGQIFGPTDVYTVNLPLPGDSVPLVLGQVVDGMKEEDKALEGPKNDPMMPVAWTKTYTTSSGKKARVFTTTMGASQDLLNEGVRRMIVNASFWALGLEGKIPDKTVVDIVGDYKPTRFSFKGYTKGVKPEDHAWKK; from the coding sequence ATGTTCTGCCGTTTGTTGTTCTCGTGCTTGTTGATTCTGCCTCTCGCCGCTTCCGCCGCGGGCGTTGTTTACGAAGGGACAGAAGGGCTCGGCAAGGGAAAGCATGTCGTCCTCGTCGCTGGCGACGAAGAATACCGCAGCGAGGAAGCCCTGCCGCAATTGGGGCAGATCCTGGCCAAGCATCATGGTTTCAAATGCACGGTGCTGTTTCCCATTGCCGAAGACGGCACGATCAATCCCGATGTCAGCAACATTCCGGGGCTCGAAGCGCTCGAGACTGCCGACCTGATGATCGTCGGCCTCCGCTTTCGCGACTTGCCCGATGACCAGATGAAGTACATGGCCGAGTACATCGAGTCGGGCAAGCCAATCATCGGGCTGCGGACGTCGACGCACGCCTTCAACATCCCGAAGGGAAAGACCTACGAGAAGTACAGCTTCAACTTTGGCGGCCAGGACTACACCAAGGGCTTCGGCCGGCAAGTGCTGGGAGAGACTTGGGTGAACCATCACGGCAAGCACGGCAGTCAGGCGACTCGCGGCATTTTTGCCAAGGGTCAGGAATCGCACCCGATCCTGATGGGAATTGCCGACGGCCAGATCTTTGGGCCAACCGACGTCTATACCGTCAACCTGCCCTTGCCGGGCGACAGCGTGCCGCTGGTGCTGGGACAAGTGGTCGACGGCATGAAGGAAGAAGACAAGGCCCTGGAAGGTCCGAAGAATGACCCCATGATGCCCGTCGCCTGGACCAAGACTTACACCACCAGCAGCGGCAAGAAGGCCCGCGTCTTCACGACCACCATGGGAGCCTCGCAAGACCTGCTCAACGAAGGTGTGCGGCGCATGATCGTCAACGCCAGCTTTTGGGCACTCGGCCTGGAAGGCAAGATTCCCGATAAGACCGTCGTCGACATAGTCGGCGATTACAAGCCCACCCGCTTCAGCTTCAAGGGATACACCAAAGGCGTGAAGCCAGAAGACCACGCTTGGAAGAAGTAG
- a CDS encoding succinate dehydrogenase cytochrome b558 subunit: protein MNDAPPSTFLSRNEFLLRRLHSLSGVIPVGAYMVVHLLTNSTVLDSALTFQKNVYTIHSLGQILPVVEWVFIFIPLLFHAIFGVVIIRGGLPNSSTYKYGSNVRYTLQRATGMIAFVFIMWHVFHMHGWFHSKWWTEGVAAPLGGHMFRPYNATSTAAEALSPLIVQLLYAIGILSCVFHLANGIWTFGITWGVWITPAAQRRATIACVVFGLGLSVVGLSALGGFATKTKEQIEQIRKDEDKMYDSKVASGEVTPADQKRWHDHATHAKAGGSHAPVNPPAEPAEETKDK, encoded by the coding sequence GTGAACGATGCGCCGCCGTCAACTTTTCTCTCTCGCAACGAGTTCCTGCTCCGGCGACTCCACTCGCTGAGCGGCGTGATTCCCGTCGGCGCTTATATGGTGGTGCATTTACTCACCAATTCGACCGTGCTCGATAGCGCCCTGACGTTCCAGAAAAACGTCTACACCATTCACAGCTTGGGTCAGATTCTCCCAGTGGTGGAATGGGTGTTCATCTTCATTCCGCTGCTGTTCCATGCCATTTTCGGCGTGGTCATCATTCGCGGTGGCCTCCCGAACAGCAGCACGTATAAGTACGGCAGCAACGTCCGTTACACCCTGCAACGGGCCACGGGCATGATCGCCTTTGTGTTCATTATGTGGCATGTTTTTCACATGCACGGTTGGTTCCACTCGAAGTGGTGGACCGAAGGGGTGGCTGCTCCGCTGGGTGGGCACATGTTCCGCCCATACAACGCCACATCGACGGCCGCTGAGGCCCTCTCGCCGCTGATCGTACAATTGCTGTATGCCATTGGCATCCTGTCGTGCGTCTTTCACCTGGCGAACGGCATTTGGACCTTCGGCATTACCTGGGGCGTCTGGATCACACCTGCGGCCCAGCGCCGTGCGACAATCGCCTGCGTCGTATTCGGGCTAGGGCTCTCGGTGGTTGGTTTGAGCGCGCTGGGTGGTTTTGCCACCAAGACCAAAGAACAAATCGAACAGATTCGCAAAGATGAAGACAAGATGTACGACTCGAAGGTCGCGTCCGGTGAAGTAACACCGGCTGACCAGAAGCGCTGGCACGACCATGCAACGCATGCCAAGGCTGGTGGTTCTCATGCACCGGTGAATCCGCCTGCTGAACCAGCGGAAGAGACGAAAGATAAATAG
- the sdhB gene encoding succinate dehydrogenase iron-sulfur subunit translates to MADSHHANGHGSNGHAHGAEPAAKPDTFEVRILRQDAPGEPSYWERHTVKYESDMNVISVLQRIAAKATSSEGKRVAPVAWDCNCLEEVCGACTMVINGKVRQSCSALVDKLLTDHPAEIELQPMTKFPVVRDLVVDRGRLFRALQKVNAWIPVDGYYDLGPGPKVPASIQEQTYPLSECMSCGCCLEACPQYLKVELVRDEGETEEAYQARKNKTFDSEFVGAHAISQAMLFNMHPTGAMNAGDRLEALTAEGGIQVCGNAQNCVAVCPKRIPLTTSIARAGRATTLHTLKKWFGG, encoded by the coding sequence ATGGCAGACTCGCATCACGCTAACGGTCACGGTTCCAATGGTCACGCCCACGGTGCCGAACCGGCCGCCAAGCCCGATACGTTCGAAGTTCGCATCTTGCGGCAAGACGCGCCGGGCGAGCCCAGCTACTGGGAACGTCACACGGTCAAGTACGAATCGGACATGAACGTCATCAGCGTGCTGCAGCGAATTGCTGCCAAGGCAACGTCGTCCGAAGGGAAGCGAGTCGCGCCCGTCGCCTGGGACTGCAACTGCCTGGAAGAAGTCTGCGGCGCTTGTACGATGGTCATCAACGGTAAGGTGCGTCAAAGCTGCTCGGCCCTGGTCGACAAGCTGCTCACCGATCATCCGGCGGAGATCGAACTCCAGCCCATGACCAAGTTCCCGGTGGTGCGCGACCTGGTCGTCGACCGCGGCCGCTTGTTCCGTGCCTTGCAAAAGGTGAATGCCTGGATTCCGGTCGACGGTTACTACGACCTGGGCCCTGGTCCGAAGGTGCCCGCGTCGATTCAGGAACAAACCTATCCGCTGAGCGAATGCATGAGCTGCGGCTGCTGCCTCGAAGCATGCCCGCAGTATCTGAAGGTCGAGCTTGTGCGGGACGAAGGGGAAACGGAAGAGGCCTACCAAGCTCGCAAGAACAAAACGTTCGACAGCGAGTTTGTGGGTGCTCACGCCATCAGCCAGGCGATGCTCTTCAACATGCATCCCACCGGTGCCATGAACGCCGGCGATCGCCTCGAAGCACTCACTGCCGAAGGTGGTATTCAAGTCTGTGGCAATGCCCAGAACTGCGTCGCTGTCTGCCCCAAGCGAATCCCACTCACCACCAGCATCGCCCGCGCTGGCCGCGCCACCACGCTGCACACGCTGAAAAAGTGGTTCGGGGGGTAA